In Lycium ferocissimum isolate CSIRO_LF1 chromosome 11, AGI_CSIRO_Lferr_CH_V1, whole genome shotgun sequence, a single genomic region encodes these proteins:
- the LOC132038327 gene encoding G-type lectin S-receptor-like serine/threonine-protein kinase SD2-5 encodes MGNLVLFDERKRTIWQSLIIQQIVCFQGRIWFASRAEFGLLPGQNLVSGRKLTATVSSTNLSFSFTVLNGSLVTSVDTDPPQYFIASHTYEGSFSYYFDGRTFTALQDTSETQFIKLGSDGHLRVYQSTAYDWKQLEEVLYSHLGNCGYPMVCGRNSICVNDRRCNCPVEGNFFRPINRNPDLGCSQLTSISCNSSPYHSLIELKETTYFAFEINYKPSSSMWFEGAKLEVCKMACPSNCSCKAVVWSGTLRKNCLLLNEVFSLMDNWNGSDKATVFLKVQNTTKAQYQSPTLKVIVASTLAALVGIILSISTWFVLFKKRTLSNKAGDLLDLAPILPGILTRFSYHELKIITQDFSRKLGEGGFGSVYEGTLSNGTKIAVKRLDGLGQVKDSFLTEVKIVGGIHHVNLVKLIGFCAEKDHRVLIYEYMVNGSLDRWISHEKQENGLTRQRIIDDIAKGLAYLHDECSQKIIHLDIKPQNILLDQNFNAKISDFGLSKLIEKDTSKVVTRMRGTPGYLAPEWLWSEITEKVDVYAFGIVLLELSCGRKNVHRSQADEVVHLLSVFRRKAEEEQHMDMVDKNNEDMQINNQAVTELMILAAWCVQDDFTKRPSMKLVVKVLEGLVSVETNIDYDFTSLPEVGAGNQQKEATISLVLPSVLSGPR; translated from the coding sequence ATGGGGAATCTCGTGCTCTTTGATGAGAGAAAGCGCACAATTTGGCAGTCTTTGATCATCCAACAGATAGTTTGCTTCCAGGGCAGAATTTGGTTTGCTTCCAGGGCAGAATTTGGTTTGCTTCCAGGGCAGAATTTGGTTTCTGGGCGGAAGCTTACAGCAACCGTTTCTTCAACcaatctctctttttcttttactgTTCTTAATGGAAGCCTGGTGACTTCTGTAGATACCGACCCACCTCAGTATTTTATTGCTTCACATACATATGAAGGTAGTTTTTCTTACTATTTTGACGGTCGAACCTTTACTGCTCTACAAGACACATCAGAAACCCAATTCATAAAGCTTGGGTCTGATGGACATTTAAGGGTATACCAGTCGACTGCATATGATTGGAAACAGTTAGAAGAGGTTTTGTATTCACATCTAGGGAACTGTGGGTACCCGATGGTGTGTGGAAGAAATAGCATTTGTGTAAATGATCGGCGATGTAATTGTCCGGTAGAAGGAAACTTCTTCAGGCCAATAAATAGGAACCCAGATCTCGGATGTTCACAGCTAACATCCATTTCTTGCAACTCTTCACCATATCATAGTCTTATAGAGCTCAAGGAGACCACATATTTTGCATTTGAGATTAACTATAAACCAAGCTCGAGCATGTGGTTCGAGGGGGCAAAGTTAGAAGTTTGCAAAATGGCCTGTCCGAGTAACTGTTCCTGTAAAGCTGTTGTTTGGTCTGGAACTCTAAGAAAAAACTGCTTATTACTGAATGAAGTCTTCTCTCTTATGGACAACTGGAACGGGAGCGATAAGGCGACGGTTTTTCTTAAGGTGCAGAATACCACAAAGGCACAGTATCAGTCACCAACTCTGAAAGTGATAGTAGCATCTACTCTTGCAGCTTTAGTGGGAATAATTTTAAGTATTAGTACATGGtttgttcttttcaaaaagaggaCACTGTCCAACAAGGCTGGGGATCTTCTGGATCTAGCACCTATCTTACCGGGAATCCTAACTCGATTCTCTTACCATGAGTTGAAAATAATTACACAAGATTTCAGCAGAAAGCTCGGGGAAGGAGGATTTGGCTCTGTATATGAAGGAACACTGAGTAATGGCACCAAAATAGCTGTGAAACGTCTGGATGGTCTAGGTCAAGTTAAGGATTCATTCTTAACAGAAGTAAAGATAGTTGGTGGCATTCACCATGTCAATTTGGTAAAACTCATTGGCTTTTGCGCTGAAAAAGACCACCGGGTTCTGATCTATGAGTACATGGTAAATGGATCATTGGATAGGTGGATATCTCATGAAAAGCAAGAAAATGGGCTTACAAGGCAAAGGATAATAGACGATATTGCCAAAGGGTTAGCTTATCTTCATGACGAATGCAGCCAAAAGATAATTCATTTGGACATCAAACCACAAAACATCCTTCTAGATCAAAATTTCAATGCTAAGATATCTGATTTTGGGTTGTCAAAACTGATTGAGAAAGACACAAGCAAAGTTGTAACTAGGATGAGAGGAACACCAGGGTATTTAGCCCCTGAATGGTTGTGGTCGGAAATTACTGAGAAAGTTGATGTGTATGCCTTTGGAATTGTGCTTTTGGAACTCTCATGTGGGAGAAAGAATGTCCATCGGTCCCAAGCTGATGAGGTTGTCCATTTGCTAAGTGTTTTTAGGAGAAAAGCAGAAGAAGAACAGCACATGGATATGGTTGACAAAAACAATGAGGATATGCAGATCAACAACCAGGCAGTGACAGAATTGATGATCCTTGCTGCATGGTGTGTACAAGATGATTTCACCAAGAGGCCCTCCATGAAATTGGTGGTTAAGGTACTCGAAGGTTTGGTTTCTGTTGAAACCAACATAGATTACGATTTCACAAGCCTACCTGAGGTTGGGGCAGGCAACCAACAGAAGGAAGCCACTATCAGTTTAGTGTTGCCTTCAGTATTATCTGGACCAAGGTAA